A genomic stretch from Gardnerella leopoldii includes:
- the adhE gene encoding bifunctional acetaldehyde-CoA/alcohol dehydrogenase, with the protein MVEAQHQAETGKTASADDVALAAQNEVDQLVEKATVALNEFEKLNQQQIDHIVAKASVAALNKHLVLAKMAVDETGRGLVEDKATKNIFACEHITHYLAGQKTVGIIREDDVLGIDEIAEPVGIVAGVTPVTNPTSTAIFKSLIALKTRCPIIFGFHPFAQKCSSEAARIVRDAAVAAGAPKDCIQWIEHPSIEATGALMKHPKIATILATGGPGMVKAAYSSGKPALGVGAGNAPAYVDSDVDIVRAANDLILSKHFDYGMICATEQAIIAHKDVYEPLLRELKRRKAYFVNADEKAKLEQYMFGCTAYSGNTPKLNSVVPGKSPQYIAHEAGFEIPDDAVILVAECKEVGEMEPLTMEKLAPVHAMLRAENKEQGFKMCEQMLVHGAGHTAVIHTNNQDLVREYGVRMHACRIVWNSPGSLGGVGDIYNAIAPSLTLGCGSYGGNSVSGNVQAINLLNIKRIARRNNNMQWFKIPAKTYFEPNAIRYLRDMYGVERAVIVCDKVMEQLGVVDKIVDQLRARDNRVSFRIIDYVEPEPSVETVERGAAMMRDEFQPDTIIAVGGGSPMDASKIMWLMYEHPEISFADLREKFFDIRKRAFKIPPLGSKAKLVCIPTSSGTGSEVTPYAVITDHKTGYKYPITDYALTPTVAIVDPVLARTQPRRLACDSGFDALTHAMEAYVSVYANDFTDAMALHASKLIWENLNDSVNCEDSQRKVEAQEKMHNAATMAGMAFGSAFLGMCHAMAHTIGALCHVVHGHTNAILLPYVIRYNGQIPQEPTSWPKYNRYIALERYQEIAKNLGVDPGKTPEEGVENLARAVEEYRNEKLGMDASFKACGVDEEYYWSILDNIGMRAYEDQCAPANPRIPQIEDMKDIAIAAYYGVSQEEGHRMRLEREAA; encoded by the coding sequence ATGGTTGAGGCACAACACCAAGCCGAGACTGGCAAAACTGCTAGTGCTGATGACGTTGCGTTAGCTGCTCAAAATGAAGTTGATCAACTTGTTGAAAAAGCAACTGTCGCTTTGAATGAGTTTGAAAAGCTTAATCAGCAGCAAATCGATCATATTGTTGCTAAAGCTTCAGTGGCAGCGTTGAATAAACATTTGGTTCTTGCAAAGATGGCTGTCGACGAAACAGGTCGTGGCCTAGTAGAAGACAAAGCTACAAAAAATATCTTTGCATGCGAACATATTACGCATTATCTAGCAGGTCAAAAAACAGTTGGTATTATTCGCGAGGACGATGTTCTCGGAATTGACGAAATAGCTGAACCGGTTGGTATTGTTGCAGGCGTAACTCCAGTTACTAACCCAACTTCTACAGCTATTTTTAAGTCGCTTATTGCACTTAAGACTCGTTGTCCAATTATTTTTGGATTCCATCCTTTTGCGCAAAAGTGCTCTTCTGAAGCAGCTCGAATTGTTCGCGATGCTGCTGTGGCTGCTGGTGCGCCAAAAGATTGCATTCAGTGGATTGAGCATCCTTCAATTGAAGCTACCGGTGCATTGATGAAACATCCAAAGATCGCAACTATTCTTGCAACAGGCGGTCCTGGAATGGTTAAGGCAGCGTATTCTTCAGGAAAACCTGCTCTTGGTGTGGGTGCAGGAAATGCTCCTGCATATGTCGATAGTGACGTTGATATTGTGCGCGCTGCAAACGATTTGATTCTTTCAAAGCATTTTGATTACGGAATGATTTGTGCAACAGAGCAAGCAATTATTGCGCATAAGGATGTGTATGAGCCATTACTTCGCGAATTGAAGCGCAGGAAAGCATATTTTGTTAATGCTGACGAAAAAGCTAAGCTTGAACAATATATGTTTGGATGCACTGCATATTCTGGAAATACACCAAAACTTAATTCCGTTGTTCCTGGTAAGTCTCCGCAATATATTGCGCACGAAGCTGGATTTGAAATTCCAGATGATGCTGTGATTTTGGTTGCAGAGTGCAAAGAAGTTGGCGAAATGGAGCCGCTTACTATGGAAAAGCTCGCTCCTGTACACGCAATGCTTCGTGCAGAAAATAAGGAACAAGGCTTCAAGATGTGCGAGCAGATGCTTGTACATGGAGCTGGTCACACTGCTGTAATTCACACAAATAATCAAGATCTTGTGCGCGAATATGGTGTCCGCATGCATGCTTGCAGAATTGTTTGGAATTCTCCTGGATCTCTTGGTGGTGTTGGAGACATTTACAACGCGATTGCTCCTTCGCTTACTCTTGGATGCGGATCTTATGGTGGAAATTCCGTTTCCGGCAACGTACAAGCTATAAATCTTCTTAATATTAAGCGTATTGCACGAAGGAATAATAATATGCAATGGTTCAAGATTCCGGCTAAAACTTATTTTGAGCCGAATGCTATTCGTTATTTGAGGGATATGTACGGCGTTGAGCGCGCAGTTATTGTGTGCGATAAGGTTATGGAGCAACTTGGCGTAGTCGATAAGATTGTTGATCAGCTTCGTGCTCGAGATAATCGCGTTAGCTTCCGTATTATTGATTACGTTGAGCCTGAGCCAAGCGTTGAAACAGTTGAGCGTGGGGCTGCAATGATGCGTGACGAATTCCAGCCAGACACAATTATTGCTGTTGGTGGTGGTTCGCCAATGGATGCTTCTAAGATTATGTGGCTTATGTATGAGCATCCGGAGATTTCTTTCGCTGATTTGCGAGAAAAGTTCTTCGATATTCGTAAACGCGCATTTAAGATTCCGCCTCTTGGCAGCAAAGCTAAGCTTGTTTGCATTCCAACTTCTTCCGGAACTGGTTCTGAAGTTACGCCTTACGCTGTTATTACAGATCACAAGACTGGATACAAGTATCCTATTACGGACTACGCTTTGACTCCAACGGTCGCAATAGTCGATCCTGTTTTGGCTCGTACGCAGCCGCGTCGATTGGCATGCGATTCTGGTTTTGATGCCTTAACTCATGCTATGGAAGCTTATGTTTCTGTTTACGCAAATGATTTTACGGATGCTATGGCTTTGCATGCTTCGAAACTTATTTGGGAAAATCTCAACGATTCTGTGAATTGCGAAGATTCTCAGCGCAAGGTTGAAGCGCAAGAAAAAATGCATAATGCAGCTACTATGGCTGGAATGGCGTTTGGTTCTGCATTCTTAGGAATGTGCCACGCTATGGCTCATACTATTGGTGCTTTGTGCCACGTTGTACACGGTCATACAAACGCAATTTTGCTGCCTTACGTTATTCGCTATAACGGTCAAATTCCGCAAGAGCCAACTAGCTGGCCAAAGTACAACCGCTATATTGCTCTTGAGAGATATCAGGAGATCGCTAAGAATCTCGGTGTAGATCCTGGTAAAACCCCTGAAGAAGGCGTTGAAAATCTTGCTCGTGCTGTTGAAGAGTATCGAAATGAAAAGCTTGGAATGGACGCTTCGTTTAAGGCTTGTGGCGTAGACGAAGAGTACTACTGGTCGATACTTGACAATATTGGCATGCGTGCTTACGAAGATCAGTGTGCGCCTGCAAATCCTCGTATTCCGCAAATTGAGGATATGAAGGATATTGCTATTGCTGCATATTATGGTGTTTCTCAAGAAGAAGGCCATCGTATGCGTTTGGAGCGTGAAGCGGCGTAA
- the rpsJ gene encoding 30S ribosomal protein S10 produces the protein MAGQKIRIRLKSYDHEVIDQSAKKIVETVTNAGATVVGPVPLPTEKNVFVVIRSPHKYKDSREHFEMRTHKRLIDIVDPTPKAVDSLMHIDLPADVNIEIKL, from the coding sequence ATGGCGGGACAGAAAATCCGCATCAGGCTTAAGTCCTATGACCATGAGGTCATCGACCAATCGGCGAAGAAAATCGTCGAGACGGTGACGAACGCGGGCGCCACAGTAGTGGGTCCGGTTCCTCTGCCGACCGAGAAGAACGTGTTTGTTGTTATCCGTTCTCCTCATAAATACAAGGATTCTCGCGAGCATTTCGAGATGCGCACTCATAAGCGCCTCATTGACATCGTAGATCCAACGCCAAAGGCTGTGGATTCTTTGATGCACATTGACCTGCCTGCGGATGTAAACATCGAGATCAAGCTGTAG
- the rplW gene encoding 50S ribosomal protein L23, giving the protein MVAVHNPAHDVILKPVVSEKSYAASDRGQYTFVVAPDANKVQIKQAIEEIFKVKVTNVNTLNRAGKLKRSRTGFGRRVNQKRAIVTVAEGQTIDIFGN; this is encoded by the coding sequence ATGGTCGCAGTCCATAACCCAGCACATGACGTAATTCTTAAGCCAGTTGTTTCTGAAAAAAGTTACGCAGCTTCTGATCGTGGTCAGTACACTTTCGTAGTGGCTCCAGATGCTAACAAGGTTCAGATCAAGCAGGCTATCGAAGAAATCTTCAAGGTCAAGGTGACAAACGTTAACACTTTGAACCGCGCTGGCAAGTTGAAGCGCTCTCGCACCGGTTTCGGCCGTCGTGTGAACCAGAAGCGTGCTATTGTCACCGTGGCTGAAGGTCAAACGATTGACATCTTTGGTAACTGA
- the rplM gene encoding 50S ribosomal protein L13: protein MKTFTPKPADLTHDWYIIDATDVVLGRLASQVAILLRGKNKPTFAPHADSGNHVIIINAEKIALTGNKLSKELYSHSGRPGGLRRDSYAELLERNPKRIIMTAVKGMLPKNRLAKVQLDRLRVFTGAEHPHTSQKPQVFEIAQVSQQAK, encoded by the coding sequence GTGAAGACTTTCACACCGAAACCAGCAGATTTAACTCATGACTGGTACATCATCGATGCCACTGACGTGGTACTTGGTCGTTTGGCCTCTCAGGTAGCAATCTTGCTGCGTGGTAAGAATAAGCCAACGTTTGCTCCTCATGCTGATTCTGGCAATCACGTTATTATTATTAACGCTGAAAAGATTGCTTTGACTGGCAATAAGTTGAGCAAGGAACTGTATTCCCACTCTGGTCGTCCAGGCGGCCTTCGTCGTGATAGCTATGCAGAGCTTTTGGAGAGGAATCCAAAGCGTATTATCATGACTGCCGTTAAGGGCATGCTTCCAAAGAATCGTCTTGCTAAGGTGCAGCTTGACCGTCTTCGTGTGTTCACCGGCGCTGAGCATCCGCACACTTCGCAGAAGCCACAGGTCTTCGAGATCGCTCAGGTCTCTCAGCAGGCTAAGTGA
- the rplB gene encoding 50S ribosomal protein L2, with translation MAIRVYKPTTAGRRNASVSDFAEITRSTPEKSLVRKLSKTGGRNSYGRMTSRHRGGGHKRQYRLIDFKRWDKDGVPAKVAHIEYDPNRSARIALLHYADGEKRYIIAPEGVAQGDVIETGAQADIKPGNNLPLKNIPTGTVVHAIELRPLGGAKIARSAGAAVQLVAKDGAYAQLRMPSGEIRNVDARCRATVGEVGNSDHANIELGKAGRARWLGRRPITRGESMNPVDHPHGGRTRGGKPPVSPWGKGEVRTRRPKKASNKMIVRRRPNGKNRK, from the coding sequence ATGGCTATCCGCGTTTATAAGCCGACGACTGCAGGCCGTCGTAACGCTTCGGTTTCGGATTTTGCCGAGATCACGCGTTCTACGCCTGAAAAGTCGCTGGTACGCAAACTCAGCAAGACTGGTGGTCGTAACTCTTACGGCCGCATGACTTCTCGCCATCGCGGCGGCGGTCACAAGCGTCAGTATCGTCTCATCGACTTCAAGCGTTGGGACAAGGATGGCGTGCCAGCAAAGGTCGCTCATATTGAGTATGACCCTAATCGTTCCGCTCGCATCGCTTTGTTGCATTACGCAGACGGTGAGAAGCGTTACATTATCGCTCCTGAAGGCGTTGCCCAGGGTGATGTTATTGAGACCGGCGCTCAGGCTGATATTAAGCCAGGCAACAACCTGCCTCTGAAGAATATCCCAACCGGTACCGTGGTTCACGCAATTGAACTTCGTCCACTTGGTGGTGCGAAGATTGCTCGTTCCGCTGGTGCCGCTGTTCAGCTCGTCGCTAAGGATGGTGCTTATGCGCAGTTGCGTATGCCGTCTGGCGAAATTCGTAACGTGGACGCTCGTTGCCGCGCTACTGTTGGCGAAGTAGGTAACTCCGATCACGCCAATATCGAGCTTGGTAAGGCAGGTCGCGCACGTTGGCTTGGTCGTAGACCAATCACCCGAGGCGAATCCATGAACCCTGTGGACCATCCACATGGTGGTCGCACCCGTGGTGGTAAGCCACCAGTTTCTCCATGGGGCAAGGGTGAGGTTCGTACACGTCGTCCAAAGAAGGCTTCGAACAAGATGATTGTTCGTCGTCGCCCGAATGGTAAGAACCGCAAGTAA
- the rplC gene encoding 50S ribosomal protein L3, with amino-acid sequence MSQNKNRTALLGRKLGMSQVWDENGFFVPVTLVEVATNVVTAVKTVESDGYCAVQLGYGQIDPTKVTKPLAGHFAKAGVTPRRHLAEVRTENAADYQPGQELTAELFAEGSEVDVTGTTKGKGFAGTIKRWGFKSYRRTHGSHKNERRPGSVGACATPSRILKGKRMAGRMGHVTSTALNLTIVSSDVENGILAIKGAVPGPKGAIVLVRSAVKGA; translated from the coding sequence ATGTCGCAGAATAAGAATCGCACTGCATTGCTCGGCCGCAAGCTGGGTATGTCGCAGGTTTGGGATGAAAACGGCTTCTTCGTCCCCGTAACTCTGGTTGAAGTTGCTACTAACGTAGTTACCGCTGTAAAGACTGTAGAGTCTGACGGTTATTGCGCAGTACAGCTCGGTTATGGCCAGATTGATCCTACCAAGGTGACTAAGCCATTGGCTGGTCATTTTGCAAAGGCTGGTGTAACTCCTCGTCGTCACCTCGCTGAGGTGCGCACCGAGAACGCAGCAGATTATCAGCCAGGTCAGGAATTGACTGCTGAATTGTTCGCTGAGGGTTCTGAAGTAGATGTCACTGGCACTACCAAGGGTAAGGGCTTTGCTGGCACTATCAAGCGTTGGGGCTTCAAGTCCTATCGCCGTACTCACGGCTCGCACAAGAACGAACGTCGCCCAGGTTCTGTGGGCGCTTGCGCAACTCCAAGCCGCATTTTGAAGGGCAAGCGTATGGCTGGTCGCATGGGTCATGTGACTTCCACCGCGCTTAACCTCACAATCGTTTCTTCGGATGTCGAGAACGGCATTCTCGCTATTAAGGGCGCTGTTCCAGGTCCTAAGGGCGCAATCGTTCTCGTCCGTTCGGCAGTGAAGGGAGCCTGA
- the rpsI gene encoding 30S ribosomal protein S9: MAENNNSAVLENEEELTSYTTETNAGAGTGTSAIEPGYGTGRRKEAVARVRLVPGSGKWTINGRTLEEYFPSRLLQREVNSPIVLLKLEGKFDVVVLVDGGGTTGQAGAIRLGVARALNAIDRDANRVALKKAGFLTRDARVVERKKAGLHKARRAPQFSKR, translated from the coding sequence ATGGCAGAAAATAACAACTCCGCGGTTCTTGAGAACGAAGAAGAACTGACTAGCTACACCACTGAAACCAATGCTGGTGCAGGCACTGGTACTTCCGCCATCGAGCCAGGCTATGGCACTGGTCGTCGTAAGGAAGCTGTTGCTCGCGTGCGCTTGGTTCCTGGCTCCGGCAAGTGGACTATCAATGGTCGCACTTTGGAGGAGTACTTCCCATCTCGTTTGTTGCAGCGCGAAGTGAATTCACCAATCGTGTTGCTCAAGCTTGAAGGCAAGTTTGATGTTGTAGTCCTCGTTGACGGTGGTGGTACCACTGGTCAAGCTGGTGCTATTCGTTTGGGTGTTGCTCGTGCATTGAATGCTATCGATCGCGATGCAAACCGTGTTGCTTTGAAGAAGGCTGGCTTCTTGACCCGCGACGCTCGCGTTGTGGAACGCAAGAAGGCTGGTTTGCACAAGGCACGTCGTGCACCTCAGTTCTCGAAGCGTTAA
- the rplD gene encoding 50S ribosomal protein L4: MANVTLNVTDTKGNASGTVEAPAEIFGISNEDVLAHGPLVHQVVIAQLAAARQGTHAVKNRANVSGGGKKPWKQKGTGRARQGSIRAPQWVHGGVVHGPVPRKYDQRTPKKMKAAALRYVLSDRANAGRIAVVDFGIKDVPSTKTAVAALTPVTNNQFTTVVLSRENINEWMSVRNIPTVHVIFADQLNTYDVVTAQYVVFSKEGFEAFVAAKTEPVVKEA, encoded by the coding sequence ATGGCAAACGTAACTCTGAACGTCACTGATACTAAGGGCAATGCAAGCGGAACCGTTGAAGCTCCTGCTGAAATTTTCGGCATCTCCAACGAAGACGTTTTAGCTCACGGTCCACTGGTTCATCAGGTCGTAATCGCTCAGCTTGCTGCTGCTCGTCAGGGCACCCATGCTGTGAAGAATCGTGCTAATGTTTCCGGCGGCGGTAAGAAGCCATGGAAGCAGAAGGGCACCGGTCGTGCTCGCCAGGGTTCCATTCGTGCTCCTCAGTGGGTACATGGTGGCGTTGTTCACGGTCCAGTTCCTCGTAAGTACGATCAGCGCACCCCGAAGAAGATGAAGGCAGCTGCTCTTCGCTACGTTCTTTCGGATCGTGCAAATGCTGGACGTATTGCTGTAGTTGACTTTGGTATTAAGGATGTTCCATCCACCAAGACAGCTGTTGCAGCACTTACTCCTGTGACCAATAACCAATTCACTACTGTTGTTCTTTCTCGTGAGAACATCAATGAGTGGATGTCTGTACGCAACATTCCAACTGTTCACGTGATCTTCGCTGATCAGCTCAACACTTACGATGTTGTTACAGCTCAGTACGTCGTCTTCTCCAAGGAAGGCTTCGAAGCCTTCGTTGCTGCTAAGACCGAGCCTGTCGTTAAGGAGGCCTGA